A part of Limihaloglobus sulfuriphilus genomic DNA contains:
- a CDS encoding C-GCAxxG-C-C family protein: MTVWKKAGMLYHGKEGYNCAQALIKAFQDICGADEFDIEEFAAYGRGRVDGGLCSPLYAIYRLIDNTVVYEQILEEFAKETGSVKCREIKLGMQLGCRECIELAGRLLVEKVPEKEINFREE, from the coding sequence ATGACTGTTTGGAAAAAAGCCGGTATGCTCTATCATGGCAAAGAAGGGTATAACTGTGCTCAGGCCCTGATTAAAGCCTTTCAGGATATTTGTGGTGCAGATGAGTTCGATATTGAAGAGTTTGCGGCTTACGGCCGCGGCAGGGTCGATGGAGGTCTGTGCAGCCCGCTCTACGCGATATATCGGCTGATTGATAATACGGTTGTTTACGAGCAGATTCTCGAGGAGTTCGCTAAAGAAACCGGCTCTGTTAAATGCCGTGAAATCAAGTTAGGCATGCAGCTGGGATGCCGCGAATGTATTGAGCTGGCAGGCAGGCTGCTTGTTGAAAAGGTGCCGGAGAAAGAAATAAATTTCAGAGAGGAATAA
- the proC gene encoding pyrroline-5-carboxylate reductase gives MYKAGFIGGGNMAEAIVKGVLKKKIYKPNEIIVTDISSQRLDCFSRDYGVDVSHDNCEASSQCQILFLCTKPQSMRGVLNGIAGNISESALIVSIAAGIRIDFIEEILGSFPVIRVMPNTPALCGAGAAGIYANKAAQKEAANLEAVFNSIGKAVVVETEDEIDIVTALSGSGPAYFFLMMEEMIASAQELGLDYDSAKTLTLQTAFGAAMLALESDKEGVTPARLREQVTSPGGTTEAALKVFQRDQFGAIVLMAMEIARERSKELSGK, from the coding sequence ATGTATAAAGCAGGATTTATCGGCGGCGGAAACATGGCAGAGGCCATCGTAAAAGGCGTGCTCAAAAAAAAGATATACAAGCCCAATGAAATAATAGTAACCGATATTTCTTCCCAAAGGCTTGATTGTTTCTCCAGGGATTATGGTGTAGATGTAAGCCATGACAACTGTGAAGCATCCTCGCAATGTCAAATACTGTTTCTCTGCACAAAACCCCAGAGCATGAGGGGTGTGCTCAATGGAATAGCGGGTAATATCAGTGAATCGGCCTTGATCGTCTCAATAGCTGCTGGAATCAGAATAGATTTTATAGAGGAGATTCTTGGTTCTTTTCCAGTTATAAGGGTAATGCCGAACACTCCCGCGTTGTGCGGGGCGGGTGCAGCGGGCATATACGCCAATAAAGCCGCTCAAAAAGAAGCGGCAAATTTAGAGGCTGTTTTCAACTCGATCGGTAAGGCTGTCGTCGTGGAGACAGAGGATGAAATAGATATTGTAACTGCGCTGAGCGGCTCGGGGCCGGCTTACTTCTTTTTGATGATGGAGGAAATGATAGCCTCGGCGCAGGAGCTTGGTTTAGATTATGATTCAGCCAAAACCCTTACTCTCCAGACAGCATTTGGTGCGGCAATGCTTGCTCTTGAGTCGGACAAAGAGGGTGTCACACCGGCCCGGCTTAGGGAACAGGTCACATCCCCGGGCGGCACAACAGAAGCCGCGTTAAAAGTATTCCAGAGAGATCAGTTTGGGGCGATTGTTCTGATGGCAATGGAAATCGCCAGAGAGAGAAGTAAAGAACTTTCAGGAAAATAG